From the Debaryomyces hansenii CBS767 chromosome F complete sequence genome, the window TTCAATGCAATCGCAGACCCGATGACCTCTGCAACATCGGTTGCAATAATGGCACATTCTGCTAAAATCCATAAAACGATGTTCAATTTATGGGGTAAATACTCACGACAACATCTCGCCAAATCATATCCAGTAACAGACCCTAGTTTGATACATAAACTTTGTAAAAAAATGGCTATTATGTTTGAAAGGAAGACTATAAATAGTAATGAATATCTATTGGATGCACCTGCAGTAATACCTGTAGCATAGTTACCGGGATCCATGTAAGCAACAGAGACCATTAGACCAGGACCAATAAAACTGGAATACTTTACTAAAGATGCCTTCATTCTGTACCATATCTGTGCTCTCTTGGACAGTTGATTAATACTGGCCAAATTATTCGATGTATTAGTATCGGCTCTTGATAACCGACGGCTAATCCTTGTTCGTATTGAAGACAGTTCCATCTCGTTGACCAAATTCTTATCTGTATTATTAACAAAGTTATTCATCAATTGGTCTatcattgaaatctttGCAGAATAATTAGGAGCTCTCTCAGCCTTtttttaaatcaaaatccGCATCGGGGCTATATAATTGCATAATGACACACGTCAAATTGAACATTGGTTCAGATCAGAGTTATTTACCCAACCATCTGTATGTTCTACATTTGACAAAAAAgctttaataaatatattagtcTATTTAATGGTTTTCTAAAAAGtcattgatatttttacCATTGGCTTCAACGATCTTGGTAATCTTACTGAATATATCTTCAAAGCTGTTGAATTCTGTATATGGAATGTTTTCTCTATTACAGTAAGTGATCAAGTCCTTACCGTGCTTAGCGAACAATAAATCAGTTTCCTTTGCAGCAGATAAATCACTAACACCATCACCACAGTAGAACAACAATGGCATGTTCTGGCTCGAGTATCCATTACGTTGCAAGTACTCCCTGATAGACTTGGACTTGTCATGGCCAAACGAGGATTCTGGATCCTTGTACACAATGTTCCAGGTGCCATCTTCATTAACGTTCACTTCATTACTGATAATCTCAATGTTCTTGATAGCTTCGTCACCAACCAAGTTCTTCAACAAAGCATGTATAATTGGCTTCATACCCGAACTGATCACGATAACAGggatatttctttcaaagcACCATTGGTAAAAACCCTTGAACCCCGGGTCCAATTGGATGTGCTCGAGCAAATACTCAATACATTTAGGAAATGGCGTTGGAATCGACTTCAACATTTCGCTGAATCCTTCTTGGAACGACAACCTCTCATTCAATATTTCGTCGTTGATCTCAAGTCTTCTTGGCTTACCGAACCCAAGGTTTTCTGTTAAATAATCATTCGAATCCTGGAGAGTAACAGTTCCGTCCCAATCGGTGAATACAATAGCTGGTGGTCCActcatttttaattttaatattttagatTTTCGGTATATACGTCCTGCGTTGTATATGGTGTTGAATGTGTAGTCAATACCTTCTCAATCGTCAAATTGCACGAATTATCTCTAGTATGACGAATCTTTGATAACGTGGTACAAGGGTTAGAATCCGCTCTAGGCCctactttttcaaattacGACATTGTCCCGATCTAAATGGAATCCCGTCGATAGCAAACCAAAATGTCGTCCTTTATAACACTGCGATGAGTTTATAGACATATTATAGATTTGTTATTAACCAGAGCTATTGATTTACTCTTATCAAAAAGGTATTCAAGTTAAAAAAACGGTTAAAAAAACGGTTGAAAAACATAGATCGTATCCATATCTAGATAGTATATTGGTtagattgaagaaaatcagAATAAAGGTGTCATAGATAGATATCATAAAGATTACAGTGTAAACGGGAAAATCGGAGATAAAAGGAGCTTATACTAAAAAtgtttgaaaatttgaaagcATTTATTAGACATGGTAAACATGCTAACGATTTTAAGGGTAAATATCCAACCATCAGTAGTCCTAGTGTTGAGACATCAGGCGGTGAGTATCGGGAAATGTTTGACGAGAGTATGAGATATGAATCACCGGCTACACATATGGATATAGACGACGATGTAATAAGTTCTAAAAGAGCGGCTAAGACGGAAATTACTGGGACAGACAGAGGTGACATGGATGAAATACAAGAGATACGGGAAATCAAGTCGGATGGTAACAGAGGAGGGAAGACCAAAAACAACAACACGTACGAGGCTGCTACGCATATTGTTGAGCAAGAAAATAGACAGAAGAAAAACAAGGTTGAGTATCCCAACTTGCAAAATTATGAAGTTTTAGAACAGATGGGAGAAGGTGCGTTCTCCATTGTGTATAAGGCTAGACATTTAGCTTCCAATAAGTTAGTTGCAATCAAGATATTGAGAAAGTTTCAAATGGACCAGGCTCAGAAACAAGCTGTTTTAAAGGAAGTGACAATAATGCGTCAATTGAATCATCCTAACATCGttagatttattgaattcatcgACTCTTCggattattattatatagtGCAAGAGTTGGCAGTTGGGGGAGAAATTTTTACGGCTATTGTGAACTATACCTACTTTTCCGAAGATTTAGCACGCCATGCCATAGTGCAGGTGGCCCACGCTATTAGATATTTGCATGAGGAAGTTGGAATAGTCCATAGAGATATAAAGCCAGAAAATTTGTTGTACATGCCTATTGAATTTAGACCATCGATTAACCCGATAGCAAAATTAAGAAAGTCGGACGATCCAAACTCAAAGCGTGACGAAGGGGACTTTGTGCCAGGCGTTGGAGGTGGTGGCATCGGTGTTGTGAAAATTGCAGATTTTGGTTTGTCTAAACAAATCTGGGAACATAATACGAAAACCCCTTGTGGTACTGTTGGTTATACGGCGCCTGAGATCGTGAGAGATGAACGGTACTCGAAAGAGGTTGATATGTGGGCTATTGGATGTGTCTTGTATACTTTATTATGTGGGTTTCCTCCATTTTATGATGAGAGAATCGAAACATTAACCGAGAAAGTTGCTAAGGGCGAATACACATTCTTAAGTCCATGGT encodes:
- a CDS encoding DEHA2F23826p (similar to uniprot|P53981 Saccharomyces cerevisiae YNL010W Hypothetical ORF), with translation MSGPPAIVFTDWDGTVTLQDSNDYLTENLGFGKPRRLEINDEILNERLSFQEGFSEMLKSIPTPFPKCIEYLLEHIQLDPGFKGFYQWCFERNIPVIVISSGMKPIIHALLKNLVGDEAIKNIEIISNEVNVNEDGTWNIVYKDPESSFGHDKSKSIREYLQRNGYSSQNMPLLFYCGDGVSDLSAAKETDLLFAKHGKDLITYCNRENIPYTEFNSFEDIFSKITKIVEANGKNINDFLENH
- a CDS encoding DEHA2F23848p (some similarities with uniprot|P38623 Saccharomyces cerevisiae YLR248W RCK2 Protein kinase involved in the response to oxidative stress), giving the protein MFENLKAFIRHGKHANDFKGKYPTISSPSVETSGGEYREMFDESMRYESPATHMDIDDDVISSKRAAKTEITGTDRGDMDEIQEIREIKSDGNRGGKTKNNNTYEAATHIVEQENRQKKNKVEYPNLQNYEVLEQMGEGAFSIVYKARHLASNKLVAIKILRKFQMDQAQKQAVLKEVTIMRQLNHPNIVRFIEFIDSSDYYYIVQELAVGGEIFTAIVNYTYFSEDLARHAIVQVAHAIRYLHEEVGIVHRDIKPENLLYMPIEFRPSINPIAKLRKSDDPNSKRDEGDFVPGVGGGGIGVVKIADFGLSKQIWEHNTKTPCGTVGYTAPEIVRDERYSKEVDMWAIGCVLYTLLCGFPPFYDERIETLTEKVAKGEYTFLSPWWDEISMEAKNCVSRLLTVDPSRRYSIDDFLNDPWILKVPVADPATTSSTKIESNSNYKYDHPIQAKNNYGLMYGNDEIYTPAAVALRDAFDISTAVHRMGEEAALSKGVPDIDDLMEESEEETIDKEGRVLNQENYSRRAPRYTQQQQQKHHVKQQSSPFDLNLGGASILERRKNKTVYVK